One genomic segment of Primulina tabacum isolate GXHZ01 chromosome 9, ASM2559414v2, whole genome shotgun sequence includes these proteins:
- the LOC142556783 gene encoding phosphoenolpyruvate carboxylase kinase 1-like — MSEALKRNYRVGEEIGRGRYAAVFRCHSLDSADCFAVKSIEKRLIQNDSIDTLCLLNEAKLTSLVSDHKNVLGIFDVYEDDEFLHMVLEYCGSTDLYQRITAQLAFTELESHRVMVPLMEAISHCHSRGVAHRDIKPENILFNSYNELKLADFGSAEYFHSGGLMSGIVGTPYYVAPEVVAGREYNEKVDIWSAGVILYIMLSGIPPFYGESVTEIFESVLRANLRYPKSNFGSASCEVKDLMRRMLCKDVSRRFSAEQVLAHPWMTSSGVS; from the exons ATGAGTGAAGCGCTAAAGAGAAACTACAGAGTAGGCGAGGAGATTGGTCGGGGAAGATACGCTGCCGTATTCAGGTGCCACTCCCTCGATTCTGCAGATTGCTTCGCCGTCAAGTCCATAGAGAAGCGCCTCATCCAAAACGACTCCATCGATACCCTGTGTTTACTCAATGAAGCCAAGCTCACGAGCCTCGTCTCCGATCATAAGAATGTGTTGGGGATTTTTGATGTTTACGAAGATGATGAGTTTCTCCATATGGTGCTGGAGTACTGCGGGTCCACGGATCTCTATCAAAGGATCACGGCCCAACTCGCTTTCACTGAACTGGAGTCCCACCGAGTCATG GTACCACTAATGGAAGCCATATCTCACTGCCACAGCCGCGGTGTAGCCCACCGAGACATCAAGCCAGAAAACATTCTCTTCAACAGCTATAACGAGCTCAAGCTGGCGGACTTTGGCTCAGCTGAATACTTCCACAGTGGGGGACTAATGTCTGGCATTGTTGGGACACCGTACTATGTCGCCCCTGAGGTGGTGGCTGGCCGGGAGTACAATGAAAAGGTCGATATATGGAGTGCAGGTGTCATATTGTACATAATGTTATCCGGGATCCCTCCCTTTTACGGGGAATCTGTGACAGAGATCTTTGAGTCCGTGTTGAGGGCGAATTTGAGATACCCTAAGAGTAATTTCGGCTCGGCTTCTTGTGAAGTAAAAGATTTGATGAGACGGATGCTCTGTAAGGACGTGTCTCGAAGGTTCTCGGCTGAACAAGTGCTAG CACATCCATGGATGACAAGCAGCGGAGTCTCCTGA
- the LOC142556309 gene encoding putative inorganic phosphate transporter 1-3 gives MAREQLKVLDALDVAKTQLYHFTAIVIAGMGFFTDAYDLFAISLVTKLLGRIYYTDTTKPKPGTLPPHVASSVTGVALVGTLMGQLFFGWLGDKLGRKKVYGLTLVLMIGCSLASGLSFGDSPQGVMATLCFFRFWLGFGIGGDYPLSATIMSEYANKRTRGAFIAAVFAMQGFGILTSGIVALIVSSAFNHAYAAPTYKELPSASTVPQADYIWRIILMFGAVPAALTFYWRMKMPETARYTALVAKNAKQAAKDMAKVLNVELEAEEISRNPTNQYGLFSKEFLHRHGVHLLGTTTTWFLLDIAFYSNNLFQKDIFSAIGWIPHAEEMNAVHEVYRIARAQTLIALCSTVPGYWVTVALIDIIGRFTIQLIGFFFMTVFMFALAIPYNHWTIPENRFGFVAMYALTFFFANFGPNATTFVVPAEIFPARLRSTCHGISAAAGKAGAIVGAFGFLYAAQPKDPSKRDAGYPAGIGVKYSLIVLGCVNALGFLFTFLVPEPKGKSLEELSGENDDASDGDATEMVAQPNRTVPV, from the coding sequence ATGGCCAGAGAGCAATTGAAAGTGCTCGATGCACTCGACGTTGCCAAAACACAGCTCTACCATTTCACTGCTATTGTGATAGCTGGAATGGGATTTTTCACCGATGCGTACGACCTATTTGCCATCTCCTTGGTCACAAAATTACTCGGTCGAATATACTACACAGATACGACTAAGCCAAAACCCGGAACTTTACCTCCTCACGTCGCTTCCTCTGTCACCGGTGTCGCCCTAGTCGGGACATTAATGGGACAGCTCTTCTTCGGGTGGCTTGGTGACAAATTGGGCCGTAAAAAAGTGTACGGACTGACATTAGTCCTCATGATCGGTTGCTCGCTGGCCTCCGGTCTTTCGTTCGGGGATTCTCCACAAGGTGTCATGGCTACTCTGTGCTTCTTTAGATTCTGGCTGGGTTTCGGTATTGGAGGCGACTACCCACTTTCTGCCACGATCATGTCTGAGTATGCTAATAAACGGACTCGTGGGGCATTTATAGCTGCGGTCTTTGCTATGCAGGGATTTGGGATTCTTACTAGTGGGATTGTTGCGTTGATTGTCTCTTCGGCATTTAATCATGCATACGCAGCACCTACATATAAGGAGCTACCATCTGCTTCAACCGTGCCACAGGCAGACTATATTTGGCGTATAATTCTCATGTTCGGTGCTGTTCCGGCCGCACTGACGTTTTACTGGCGGATGAAGATGCCGGAGACCGCTCGGTACACAGCTCTCGTGGCGAAAAATGCGAAGCAGGCAGCTAAAGACATGGCTAAAGTGCTGAATGTGGAGCTTGAAGCGGAAGAAATTTCCAGAAATCCGACAAATCAATATGGCTTGTTTTCAAAAGAATTCCTCCATCGCCATGGCGTCCACCTTCTGGGCACGACGACAACATGGTTCTTGCTGGACATAGCTTTTTACAGTAATAATCTATTCCAAAAGGACATCTTCAGCGCCATTGGATGGATTCCACATGCTGAAGAAATGAACGCAGTTCACGAAGTATACAGAATCGCTAGAGCCCAAACATTGATTGCACTATGCAGCACCGTTCCTGGATACTGGGTTACAGTAGCCTTAATCGATATAATTGGAAGATTCACCATCCAGTTAATTGGTTTCTTCTTCATGACAGTGTTCATGTTCGCACTTGCAATCCCGTACAATCACTGGACTATCCCGGAAAACAGATTCGGGTTCGTGGCAATGTATGcattaacattcttcttcgcCAATTTTGGGCCAAACGCCACAACATTTGTGGTCCCGGCTGAGATCTTCCCAGCCCGTTTGAGGTCAACGTGCCACGGGATATCGGCGGCGGCCGGAAAGGCAGGGGCAATAGTGGGAGCATTCGGGTTCTTGTATGCTGCTCAACCGAAAGATCCGAGCAAGAGGGATGCTGGATACCCGGCGGGGATCGGTGTGAAGTACTCGCTGATTGTGCTTGGTTGTGTGAATGCTTTGGGTTTCCTTTTCACTTTCCTGGTGCCGGAGCCGAAAGGAAAATCGCTGGAGGAGTTGTCCGGGGAAAATGATGATGCATCCGACGGAGATGCAACGGAAATGGTCGCTCAGCCCAATAGGACTGTTCCGGTGTAG